One part of the Actinotignum schaalii genome encodes these proteins:
- a CDS encoding LysR family transcriptional regulator — protein MRIDRLEWLESFVAVAKLSSFSRAARLLHSSQSRVSLHVANLERATGHTLVDRSHVPCTLTAKGETFLPRAEEILVKLRDAVDELNTESGSLVGAVTLGVIPSISAVLCPGMLAQLQLEEPGISVNLLERTSAELLEKVGAGHAQLAIVSQFSSLPSIPDSQRLWWEPYVAVVRQNSPDFQGVEVVAPGDLAEVTLGLTGAPGLSIDPEMRAAFDLWELEPRIADFRTEQPQTLLNMCKAGLLTPVINLLAFRSCDHEGLRAIAIAGDYGREVSVVANTAVPLTPIGQYVRDLILAIPLPAGVRSLQPQRSDAGDTS, from the coding sequence ATGCGCATCGACCGACTTGAATGGTTGGAGTCTTTCGTTGCCGTTGCGAAATTATCGTCCTTTTCGCGGGCGGCTCGTTTGCTCCACAGCAGTCAGTCGCGGGTATCGCTCCACGTTGCGAATTTGGAGCGGGCGACGGGCCATACCTTGGTGGATCGCAGTCATGTGCCCTGCACCCTCACCGCGAAAGGGGAAACGTTCCTACCGCGCGCCGAGGAGATCTTGGTGAAGCTGCGCGATGCGGTCGATGAGCTCAATACCGAGTCGGGCAGCCTGGTGGGCGCGGTAACCCTCGGGGTGATTCCTTCTATTTCGGCGGTGCTGTGCCCGGGAATGCTGGCGCAATTACAGCTGGAAGAGCCCGGTATTTCCGTTAATTTGCTGGAGCGCACTTCCGCGGAATTATTGGAGAAAGTGGGGGCCGGGCACGCGCAGCTGGCCATCGTTTCGCAATTTAGTTCGCTGCCCTCGATTCCTGATTCCCAGCGCCTGTGGTGGGAGCCGTACGTGGCGGTGGTCCGCCAGAATTCCCCGGATTTTCAGGGTGTGGAGGTGGTGGCTCCCGGCGATCTCGCGGAGGTGACCTTGGGACTGACCGGCGCACCGGGCCTGAGCATCGACCCGGAAATGCGCGCCGCTTTTGATTTATGGGAGCTGGAGCCCCGCATCGCGGACTTCCGCACTGAGCAACCCCAGACCCTCCTCAATATGTGCAAGGCCGGGCTGCTCACCCCGGTTATCAACCTGCTGGCTTTTCGCAGTTGCGATCACGAGGGGCTGCGCGCGATTGCCATCGCGGGTGATTACGGGCGGGAAGTTTCCGTGGTGGCGAATACCGCGGTGCCCCTCACCCCGATCGGCCAGTACGTGCGCGATCTGATCCTGGCGATTCCGCTGCCCGCCGGCGTGCGCTCCCTCCAGCCGCAGCGGAGTGATGCGGGGGATACCAGTTAA
- a CDS encoding MFS transporter, whose protein sequence is MSKQHPPGTVTAPVPTRSTSDLVKAAVSGWLGTALEFMDFQLYSLAAALVFKDIFFPAGHQSMAILGAMAIYGVGYVARPLGAWYFGRLGDRIGRTKVLFITIAMMGVATTLIGFLPTYQVVGIWAPIMLVILRLIQGFGAGAEIAGASVMLAEYAPRERRGIISSLVALGTNTGTLGAGAIWAIMLATMGTDTVVAWGWRIPFIASVVLMGLAVFIRLHLKESPVFEAATSGEILDDAALVATYDQPLPSRAERKAAAAAAAKAGAAEAAAQREAAAPRGNADARATAAAQREAAVEELAKTPKSFKAFMAAFLLRFGQSGNSGMVQTYLITFLTAQILVAKDVASAVVVYSSLAGFITVPIIGWIGDRIGRERTYRLVTGLGILLIIPCFLLMVSPRFLGELNAPELVDGQMVDHYGTPTLLFFIGYIVLHNITVLAMFSLENITMAECFGSAHRYEQLALAKEIPNMITAGFGPLIAAGLVQLFGGSWIACAILMFVYTGVTHITAWLMPEITGRDLTLKEDAF, encoded by the coding sequence ATGTCCAAACAACACCCGCCGGGAACAGTAACCGCCCCGGTGCCCACGCGCTCAACCTCGGACCTGGTCAAGGCCGCGGTTTCCGGCTGGCTCGGAACAGCTCTGGAATTCATGGACTTCCAGCTGTACTCCCTGGCCGCCGCGCTCGTCTTTAAAGACATTTTCTTCCCCGCCGGTCACCAGTCCATGGCGATCCTCGGGGCCATGGCCATTTACGGCGTGGGCTACGTGGCCCGCCCGCTGGGCGCCTGGTACTTCGGGCGGCTCGGCGACCGCATCGGCCGCACGAAGGTCCTCTTTATTACCATCGCCATGATGGGCGTGGCCACCACCCTCATCGGCTTCCTCCCCACCTACCAGGTGGTGGGCATTTGGGCGCCGATTATGCTGGTGATTCTGCGACTCATCCAGGGCTTCGGGGCCGGCGCGGAAATTGCCGGCGCCTCCGTAATGCTGGCCGAATACGCCCCGCGGGAACGCCGCGGCATTATTTCTTCGCTGGTGGCCCTCGGCACCAATACCGGCACCCTGGGCGCCGGCGCGATCTGGGCGATCATGCTCGCCACCATGGGCACCGACACCGTGGTCGCGTGGGGCTGGCGTATTCCCTTCATCGCCTCGGTTGTGCTCATGGGTCTGGCTGTATTCATTCGGCTACACCTCAAGGAATCGCCCGTTTTCGAGGCGGCTACCAGCGGGGAGATTTTGGACGACGCCGCCCTGGTGGCCACCTACGACCAACCGCTTCCCTCGCGCGCCGAGCGGAAGGCGGCGGCTGCTGCGGCCGCGAAGGCCGGTGCTGCTGAAGCTGCTGCTCAGCGGGAAGCTGCGGCCCCCCGCGGCAATGCTGACGCCCGCGCCACCGCGGCCGCCCAGCGCGAAGCCGCCGTGGAAGAACTCGCCAAAACCCCGAAGTCGTTCAAGGCGTTCATGGCGGCCTTCCTGCTGCGCTTCGGCCAGTCCGGCAACTCCGGCATGGTGCAGACCTACCTCATTACCTTCCTGACCGCCCAGATCCTGGTGGCCAAGGACGTGGCATCCGCAGTGGTGGTCTACTCCTCGCTGGCCGGCTTCATTACCGTGCCGATTATCGGCTGGATCGGCGACCGCATCGGCCGCGAACGCACGTACCGCCTGGTCACCGGCCTGGGGATTCTCCTCATTATTCCGTGCTTCTTGCTCATGGTCTCCCCGCGGTTCCTGGGCGAGCTCAACGCGCCGGAGCTGGTGGACGGGCAAATGGTGGACCATTACGGTACCCCCACCCTGCTGTTCTTCATCGGGTACATCGTGCTGCACAACATCACCGTGCTGGCCATGTTCTCCCTGGAAAACATCACGATGGCCGAATGCTTCGGCTCCGCGCATCGCTACGAGCAGCTGGCGCTCGCTAAGGAAATCCCGAATATGATCACCGCCGGTTTCGGCCCGCTCATCGCCGCTGGCCTGGTGCAACTCTTCGGCGGTTCCTGGATCGCCTGCGCGATTCTCATGTTTGTTTACACCGGAGTCACCCATATCACCGCGTGGCTCATGCCCGAAATCACCGGGCGCGACCTCACCCTCAAGGAGGATGCATTCTAA
- a CDS encoding L-idonate 5-dehydrogenase, with the protein MKAVQVRTDTPKQIHITEVPDPVAGAGEVRVRMEWGGICGSDLSYWKNGASGTAIMREPLILGHEVAGVVDQVGEGVAGVEVGQRVAIYPPTLVGEHDIPESTRGKDNLWPEVRYFGSAAFFPHEQGGFSTYRVVRPDQLRALPANVSTKEGAVAEPLAVAMHAVSLAGDLSGKRVLVNGVGPIGALAVAAVKFAGAREVIASDVAAESLRIASAMGATSTVNRSAGEELPADVDVTIEASGAAVAIGDCLLATVRGGTMVQVGNLPAGAVSVVLGQLVTREITYRGSYRFNPESMDAAIDAMARGLDVSPVLTHEFKIDDAAAAFATADDRSTGSSKVMLQLS; encoded by the coding sequence ATGAAGGCTGTACAAGTTCGTACCGATACCCCCAAGCAGATTCATATCACCGAGGTTCCCGACCCGGTTGCCGGTGCTGGCGAGGTGCGGGTCCGCATGGAATGGGGCGGCATTTGCGGCTCCGATCTGTCCTATTGGAAGAACGGTGCTTCCGGGACCGCGATTATGCGCGAACCGCTCATCCTCGGGCACGAAGTTGCCGGCGTGGTGGACCAGGTGGGCGAAGGCGTTGCCGGAGTTGAGGTGGGCCAGCGGGTGGCGATCTATCCGCCGACCCTCGTGGGCGAGCACGATATCCCGGAAAGCACCCGCGGCAAAGATAACCTGTGGCCGGAGGTCCGCTACTTCGGATCCGCGGCTTTCTTCCCGCACGAGCAGGGCGGTTTCTCCACCTACCGGGTGGTGCGCCCCGATCAGCTCCGTGCACTGCCGGCGAACGTTTCGACGAAGGAAGGCGCCGTCGCCGAACCTCTCGCGGTGGCGATGCACGCCGTGAGCCTGGCCGGGGATCTGTCCGGGAAGCGCGTGCTGGTCAACGGCGTGGGCCCGATCGGAGCGCTGGCCGTGGCCGCCGTGAAATTCGCGGGTGCGCGCGAGGTTATTGCTTCCGATGTGGCCGCGGAATCCCTGCGGATCGCGAGCGCGATGGGCGCCACCAGCACGGTGAACCGCAGCGCGGGTGAGGAGCTTCCCGCCGACGTGGACGTCACCATCGAAGCGTCGGGTGCCGCCGTTGCCATCGGTGATTGTTTGCTGGCGACCGTGCGCGGCGGCACCATGGTGCAGGTGGGCAACTTGCCGGCCGGCGCGGTCTCCGTGGTGCTCGGGCAACTGGTCACCCGCGAAATCACGTACAGGGGCTCGTATCGGTTCAACCCCGAGTCCATGGACGCCGCGATTGATGCGATGGCGCGCGGATTGGACGTTTCGCCCGTGCTCACGCACGAATTTAAGATCGACGACGCCGCAGCCGCTTTCGCCACCGCCGATGATCGGTCCACGGGGTCGTCCAAGGTGATGCTCCAGCTGAGCTAG